Proteins encoded in a region of the Leifsonia sp. PS1209 genome:
- a CDS encoding FABP family protein: protein MIEIPTDLPAELVPLSWLIGVWEGTGVLDYAVGDDHTQLEFGQRVSFSHDGQPYLNYSSTSWVLDEGNTPLAAETGYWRLSRTLIEGDAGPAMLPGQGARPFSTAQSVETLRNSHGGFDIDVAIVHPDGVSELYLGQVNGPRIDLATDAVVRTAGAKDYTAATRLYGLVDNHLLWAWDIAALGQELRTHASARLAKAE from the coding sequence ATGATCGAGATCCCGACCGATCTGCCCGCCGAACTGGTCCCTCTCTCCTGGTTGATCGGTGTGTGGGAGGGCACGGGCGTGCTCGACTACGCGGTCGGTGACGACCACACCCAGCTCGAGTTCGGCCAGCGCGTGAGCTTCAGCCACGACGGCCAGCCGTACCTCAACTACTCGTCCACCTCGTGGGTGCTCGACGAAGGCAACACCCCGCTCGCCGCGGAGACCGGATACTGGCGCCTCAGCCGCACGCTCATCGAGGGCGACGCCGGCCCGGCGATGCTTCCCGGCCAGGGTGCTCGCCCGTTCTCCACGGCGCAGTCCGTCGAGACGCTCCGCAACTCGCACGGCGGCTTCGACATCGACGTGGCGATCGTCCATCCGGACGGAGTGAGCGAGCTCTACCTCGGCCAGGTGAACGGCCCGCGCATCGACCTCGCGACGGATGCGGTGGTCCGCACCGCGGGCGCCAAGGACTACACGGCCGCCACCCGCCTCTACGGCCTGGTCGACAACCACCTGCTCTGGGCCTGGGACATCGCGGCCCTCGGCCAAGAGCTGCGCACGCACGCCTCCGCCCGTCTCGCGAAGGCGGAGTGA
- a CDS encoding phosphoglyceromutase → MSAPHTLILLRHGNSEWNQKNLFTGWVDVRLSEQGVAEAKRAGELLSESGLHPDVLYTSVLTRAIQTANLALEVADRLWIDVKRSWRLNERHYGALQGLDKAETLEKYGPEQFQLWRRSFDVPPPPLDDDSEWSQAHDPRYAGLGDDLPRTECLKDVIARMLPYWESDITKDLAEGKTVLVTAHGNSLRALVKHLDGISDDDIAELNIPTGIPLVYQLDEDFRPIAPAAYLDPEAAAAGAAAVAAQGKK, encoded by the coding sequence ATGTCCGCGCCTCACACTTTGATCCTCCTCCGCCACGGCAACAGCGAGTGGAACCAGAAGAACCTGTTCACCGGCTGGGTGGACGTCCGCCTCAGCGAGCAGGGCGTCGCAGAAGCCAAGCGTGCCGGAGAGCTGCTCTCCGAATCCGGGCTGCACCCCGACGTGCTCTACACCTCCGTGCTCACCCGCGCGATCCAGACCGCGAACCTCGCCCTCGAGGTCGCAGACAGGCTCTGGATCGACGTCAAGCGGTCGTGGCGCCTCAACGAGCGCCACTACGGCGCGCTGCAGGGCCTCGACAAGGCGGAGACGCTGGAGAAGTACGGCCCTGAGCAGTTCCAGCTGTGGCGCCGCTCCTTCGACGTCCCGCCGCCGCCGCTCGACGACGACAGCGAGTGGTCGCAGGCGCACGACCCGCGCTACGCCGGCCTCGGAGACGACCTGCCGCGCACCGAGTGCCTGAAGGACGTCATCGCCAGGATGCTCCCGTACTGGGAGTCCGACATCACGAAAGACCTCGCCGAGGGAAAGACGGTCCTGGTCACGGCGCACGGCAACTCGCTGCGCGCCCTGGTCAAGCACCTCGACGGCATCTCGGACGACGACATCGCCGAGCTGAACATCCCGACCGGCATCCCGCTGGTCTACCAGCTCGACGAGGACTTCCGTCCGATCGCCCCCGCCGCATACCTCGACCCGGAGGCCGCCGCCGCCGGCGCTGCCGCCGTGGCCGCCCAGGGCAAGAAGTAG
- a CDS encoding folate-binding protein YgfZ, which produces MAASPFLALPGAVDIADVGVAAHYGNPLSEQRALADGRAIVDLSDRAVLTITGPDRLSWLNSLTSQSLLGLAPGESTETLLLDVTGRLEHAVRIVDDGETLWMLVDSAEAEGLLAWLTSMRFMLRVELADRTADLATIGTIGDPALPIAAPNGVPLIWHDPWRAVTPGGHQYARGEHPGASWTWSERLVPRDALGSIAARVTAGEFPVAGTLAADALRIAAWRPRFATEVDEKTIPHELDWLRTAVHLTKGCYRGQETVAKVHNLGHPPRRLVMLHLDGSEGVHPERGAVVTNDGKEVGTVTSSALHYELGPIALAVVKRSTPADATLVVDADGTAVAAAQEIVVPPEAGAEAHVPRLPRLGAVTRQPRA; this is translated from the coding sequence ATGGCGGCATCTCCCTTCCTGGCGCTGCCGGGCGCTGTCGACATCGCGGACGTCGGCGTCGCAGCGCACTACGGCAACCCGCTCTCCGAGCAGCGTGCGCTCGCCGATGGCCGCGCGATCGTCGATCTCTCCGACCGCGCCGTGCTCACGATCACCGGGCCGGACAGGCTCAGCTGGCTGAACTCGCTCACCAGTCAGAGCCTCCTCGGCCTCGCGCCGGGCGAGTCCACGGAGACCCTGCTGCTCGACGTCACCGGACGACTGGAGCACGCCGTCCGCATCGTCGACGACGGAGAAACGCTCTGGATGCTCGTGGACAGTGCGGAGGCGGAGGGGCTTCTCGCCTGGCTGACCTCGATGCGCTTCATGCTCCGCGTCGAGCTGGCCGACCGCACGGCCGACCTCGCGACCATCGGCACCATCGGCGACCCGGCCCTCCCCATCGCGGCCCCCAACGGCGTCCCGCTCATCTGGCACGACCCGTGGCGGGCGGTGACCCCCGGCGGCCACCAGTACGCGCGGGGCGAGCATCCCGGAGCGTCGTGGACGTGGAGCGAACGACTGGTGCCACGGGATGCGCTCGGCTCCATCGCCGCGCGCGTCACCGCCGGCGAGTTCCCCGTCGCCGGGACGCTCGCAGCCGACGCGCTCCGCATCGCCGCCTGGCGCCCGCGCTTCGCCACCGAGGTGGACGAGAAGACCATCCCGCACGAGCTCGACTGGCTCCGCACCGCCGTGCACCTCACCAAGGGCTGCTACCGCGGCCAGGAGACGGTGGCGAAGGTGCACAACCTCGGCCATCCTCCCCGGCGACTCGTGATGCTGCACCTCGACGGCTCGGAGGGCGTGCATCCCGAGCGTGGTGCCGTCGTGACGAACGACGGCAAAGAGGTCGGGACCGTCACGTCGTCGGCCCTGCACTACGAGCTCGGGCCGATCGCGCTCGCTGTCGTGAAGCGGTCGACGCCCGCCGATGCGACCCTCGTGGTGGATGCGGACGGCACGGCCGTCGCGGCAGCTCAGGAGATCGTGGTCCCTCCGGAGGCGGGCGCAGAAGCGCACGTCCCGCGGCTGCCGAGGCTCGGGGCCGTCACCCGCCAGCCCCGCGCGTAG
- a CDS encoding response regulator transcription factor has product MAQLLILTSAPDAEVLPSLALLSHRTRQIPAEPASLVNAPSCDLIFVDARRDLASAKSLCKILTTTGITVPMLLVLTEGGLTAVSADWGVNDVVLESAGPAEVDARIRLAIGRQTQEHAQTKIQASGVTIDEASYSAKAHGRQLDLTFKEFELLRFFATHPSRVFTREQLLSEVWGYDYFGGTRTVDVHVRRLRAKLGDLESLIGTVRNVGYRFNVYEEDNDRLPSSVRS; this is encoded by the coding sequence GTGGCGCAGTTGTTGATCCTCACCTCTGCGCCAGACGCGGAGGTGCTCCCCTCCCTCGCCCTTCTCAGCCATCGAACCCGTCAGATCCCCGCTGAGCCGGCGTCGCTCGTCAACGCGCCCAGCTGCGACCTCATCTTCGTGGACGCCCGCCGCGACCTCGCGAGCGCCAAGTCGCTGTGCAAGATCCTCACCACCACCGGCATCACGGTTCCGATGCTGCTGGTGCTGACCGAGGGCGGCCTCACGGCGGTCAGCGCCGACTGGGGCGTCAACGACGTCGTCCTCGAATCGGCAGGGCCCGCCGAAGTGGATGCGCGCATCCGGCTGGCCATCGGGCGGCAGACCCAGGAGCACGCGCAGACCAAGATCCAGGCGTCCGGGGTGACCATTGACGAGGCCAGCTATTCGGCCAAGGCGCACGGCCGCCAGCTCGACCTCACGTTCAAGGAGTTCGAGCTGCTGCGGTTCTTCGCGACGCATCCCTCCCGGGTGTTCACTCGCGAGCAGCTGCTCAGCGAGGTGTGGGGCTACGACTACTTCGGCGGCACCCGCACCGTGGATGTTCACGTGCGGCGCCTGCGCGCCAAGCTCGGCGACCTCGAATCGCTGATCGGCACGGTGCGCAACGTCGGCTACCGCTTCAACGTCTACGAAGAGGACAACGACCGGCTGCCGTCGTCCGTCCGCTCCTGA
- a CDS encoding class I SAM-dependent methyltransferase, whose translation MASGAIGTVTRGTTNTNRLRRVDRWIATLPVLRSTADPLVVDLGYGASGVTALELHQRLAKVRPDVEVLGLEIEPGRVATAREQLAVVRSGATGFAPDARIGFALGGFEVPLPDGRLAAVIRASNVLRQYDESEVVPAWRRLVSRLQRGGALIDGTCDEIGRISSWVDVTADGPQHLSISLRLAGLDAPSIVAERLPKILIHRNVPGEPVHRLMLDLDRLWRIHAALAAYGPRQRWIAVAQGMRDAGWPVRGGRTRWRLGELTVDWDAVAPQGFVW comes from the coding sequence ATGGCATCCGGCGCGATCGGCACGGTCACCCGTGGCACGACCAACACGAACAGGTTGCGTCGCGTCGACCGCTGGATCGCGACGCTCCCCGTCCTGCGCAGCACTGCAGACCCGCTTGTGGTCGACCTGGGCTACGGCGCCAGCGGCGTCACGGCGCTCGAACTGCACCAGCGGCTGGCCAAGGTCCGGCCGGATGTGGAGGTGCTCGGTCTCGAGATCGAGCCCGGCCGGGTCGCGACCGCGCGGGAGCAACTGGCGGTCGTCCGCTCCGGGGCGACCGGTTTCGCACCGGATGCGCGGATCGGCTTCGCGCTCGGCGGCTTCGAGGTGCCGCTGCCGGACGGCCGCCTGGCCGCGGTGATCCGCGCCTCGAACGTGCTCCGGCAGTACGACGAGTCGGAGGTGGTGCCGGCCTGGCGGCGCCTGGTCTCCCGGCTGCAGCGCGGCGGAGCGCTGATCGACGGCACCTGCGACGAGATCGGCCGTATCTCGTCCTGGGTCGACGTCACCGCAGACGGCCCTCAGCATCTCAGCATCTCGCTGCGGCTCGCCGGGCTCGACGCCCCATCGATCGTCGCCGAGCGACTGCCGAAGATCCTCATCCACCGCAACGTGCCCGGCGAGCCCGTGCACCGGCTGATGCTCGATCTGGACCGGCTGTGGCGCATCCACGCTGCGCTCGCCGCCTACGGGCCCAGGCAGCGCTGGATCGCCGTGGCGCAGGGGATGCGCGACGCCGGCTGGCCGGTGCGCGGCGGGCGCACGCGGTGGCGGCTCGGAGAGCTCACCGTCGACTGGGATGCGGTCGCCCCGCAGGGCTTCGTGTGGTGA
- a CDS encoding RNA degradosome polyphosphate kinase: MDGDNILLDNGLSGSFGSDFDDDFAPFVYEPDPDLPDDRYLDRELSWLAFNQRVLELAEDPTLPVLERANFLAIFATNLDEFFMVRVAGLKRRIATGLAVPTNVGRAPVDVLADISEKAHELQSRHAAVYRDQVLPALEEAGITVAKWDELDEADRAQMREIFSQQIFPVLMPLAVDPAHPFPYISGLSLNLSIRVRNSRTGKEQFARLKVPQMLPRFVRIDQRETVDQMRFIALEDLIANHLGDLFPGMEILDHHVFRVTRNEDVEVDEDETENLIQALERELLRRRFGPPIRLEVTEDMDPVTLGLLVRELDVTEQEVYRLPSPLDLGGLFVLAKIDRPDLHYPNHVPTTAAQLMPSEPNAKPDVFAAVGRQDILLHHPYESFATSVQAFLEQAAADPHVLAIKQTLYRTSGDSPIVEALIDAAESGKQVLALVEIKARFDEQNNISWARKLEKAGVHVVYGLVGLKTHCKLALVIREEKGVLKHYSHIGTGNYNPKTSRIYEDLGLLTADDQVGKDLTRLFNELSGYAIEKKFKRLLVAPLHLRKGLLKRIQIETANAAAGKPSGIRIKLNSIVDEAIIDALYRASEAGVPVDLWVRGICGLRPGQKGLSSNIRVRSILGRYLEHSRIFSFVNDGDPQVYIGSADMMHRNLDRRVEALVRLTEPAHLAELDALFDRAFDERTSAWALDENGTWTRHHLDDNGQPLDDLQNKLMQQISHRPRSTRTGSRR; encoded by the coding sequence ATGGACGGCGACAACATCCTTCTGGACAACGGCTTGAGCGGAAGCTTCGGCAGCGACTTCGACGACGACTTCGCGCCGTTCGTCTACGAACCGGACCCCGATCTGCCGGACGACAGGTATCTCGACAGGGAGCTGAGTTGGCTCGCGTTCAACCAGCGCGTGCTCGAACTCGCGGAAGACCCCACGCTGCCTGTGCTCGAACGGGCGAACTTCCTCGCCATCTTCGCGACCAACCTCGACGAGTTCTTCATGGTGCGCGTCGCCGGCCTCAAGCGCCGCATCGCGACCGGCCTCGCCGTCCCCACGAATGTCGGCCGCGCGCCGGTGGATGTGCTCGCCGACATCTCCGAGAAGGCGCACGAACTGCAGTCCAGGCACGCCGCCGTCTACCGCGACCAGGTGCTCCCCGCCCTCGAAGAGGCCGGCATCACGGTCGCGAAGTGGGATGAGCTCGACGAAGCGGACAGAGCGCAGATGCGGGAGATCTTCTCGCAGCAGATCTTCCCCGTGCTGATGCCGCTCGCCGTCGATCCAGCCCACCCTTTCCCGTACATCTCCGGGCTGTCGCTCAACCTCTCGATCCGGGTGCGCAACTCGCGAACGGGCAAGGAGCAGTTCGCGCGCCTCAAGGTGCCGCAGATGCTCCCCCGGTTCGTGCGCATCGACCAGCGCGAAACCGTCGACCAGATGCGCTTCATCGCGCTCGAAGACCTGATCGCCAACCACCTGGGCGATCTGTTCCCCGGCATGGAGATCCTCGACCACCACGTCTTCCGCGTCACACGCAACGAAGACGTCGAGGTCGACGAAGACGAGACGGAGAACCTCATCCAGGCGCTGGAGCGCGAGCTGCTGCGCCGCCGCTTCGGACCGCCGATCCGGCTCGAGGTCACCGAGGACATGGATCCGGTGACCCTCGGCCTGCTGGTGCGCGAGCTCGACGTGACCGAGCAGGAGGTCTACCGCCTCCCGTCGCCGCTCGACCTCGGCGGCCTGTTCGTGCTGGCGAAGATCGACCGGCCAGACCTGCACTACCCCAACCACGTGCCGACCACGGCGGCTCAGCTGATGCCGAGCGAGCCGAACGCCAAACCGGATGTGTTCGCCGCCGTCGGCCGCCAGGACATCCTGCTGCACCACCCGTACGAGTCGTTCGCGACGAGTGTGCAGGCGTTCCTCGAACAGGCGGCGGCCGACCCGCACGTGCTCGCCATCAAGCAGACGCTCTACCGCACGTCGGGAGACAGCCCGATCGTCGAGGCGCTCATCGACGCGGCGGAGTCCGGCAAACAGGTGCTCGCCCTGGTGGAGATCAAGGCGCGCTTCGACGAGCAGAACAACATCTCCTGGGCACGCAAGCTCGAGAAGGCCGGCGTGCACGTCGTCTACGGTCTCGTCGGGCTCAAGACGCACTGCAAGCTCGCGCTCGTCATCCGTGAGGAGAAGGGCGTGCTCAAGCACTACAGCCACATCGGAACAGGCAACTACAACCCCAAGACCTCGCGCATCTACGAAGACCTCGGCCTGCTCACCGCAGACGACCAGGTGGGCAAAGACCTCACCCGCCTGTTCAACGAGCTGTCCGGCTACGCGATCGAGAAGAAATTCAAGCGACTCCTCGTCGCCCCGCTGCACCTGCGCAAGGGGCTGCTGAAGCGCATCCAGATCGAGACGGCGAACGCTGCGGCCGGCAAACCGTCCGGCATCAGGATCAAGCTCAACTCCATCGTCGACGAGGCCATCATCGACGCGCTCTACCGCGCGAGCGAGGCCGGCGTGCCCGTCGACCTGTGGGTGCGCGGCATCTGCGGGCTCCGGCCCGGTCAGAAGGGGCTGTCGTCGAACATCCGGGTGCGGTCGATCCTCGGTCGCTACCTGGAGCACTCGCGCATCTTCTCGTTCGTGAACGACGGAGACCCGCAGGTCTACATCGGAAGCGCCGACATGATGCACCGCAACCTCGACCGCCGCGTCGAAGCGCTCGTGCGCCTCACCGAGCCCGCCCACCTCGCCGAACTGGATGCGCTCTTCGACCGCGCCTTCGACGAGCGCACCTCCGCGTGGGCGCTCGACGAGAACGGCACCTGGACCCGCCACCACCTCGACGACAACGGCCAGCCGCTCGACGACCTGCAGAATAAGCTC